A window from Amblyomma americanum isolate KBUSLIRL-KWMA chromosome 7, ASM5285725v1, whole genome shotgun sequence encodes these proteins:
- the LOC144098323 gene encoding uncharacterized protein LOC144098323 isoform X9, giving the protein MRILRRLRMSDGRRSQVVLLDERRLDILIQPRLYACDLLDMVASHFNLKEKEYFGLAFLDETGHYHWLQLDKRVLEHDLPKKSSQGTLVLYFLVKYYVESISLLKDSATVEALYLQCKSLIAKGALEADSETVFQLAALVLQATHGNYIDDQTTKMHLKKLPVLPTSTLKAHPSISYCEGKVIEHYHQLAGRSRGSAIIAYMNLVENLPTYGIHFYEVKDKGGIPWWIGLSCKGVSQYDYNDKKTPRKFFQWKLLENLYFRDKKFSIEVHNPRRVSVSRRTFGPGNVTVVVWFAATPALTKSIWSMAIAQHQFYLDNNVGKRKIEDVGCLEKFAAELSKSSQSLSSASTGSNLSRSASCHSLPAIKIEDHTDHHPQMNEEAERAKQEMLAALKARKEALEEALRKKVEELKSVCLKEGEVTGELPPEMPLAPGEPPPQVRRRVGTAFILDDQLLSNAKSKEETMSSLELEYELQNKITSAALRLANDMSADRSLRRQRKLCYQQAHEKLKQVEQKLGTLKKQKNHGNKPKIMLQSDDEPSEDNISHSTGGSDTPFRGSSNASDVSPAASPKLNSYDGLLVEKRGRLQTVSAVPGDVRLSPSLASVSAPASPIKHRAVPGRTASPGAGWTGYGAGYAPSNIYQTRTAYRRQQYPTLTGSGSAGSSPVPLKSPYRDRFESGLSVEGSNLYSVPTQRTSQAFDSQDDLVTSSPGEPQDLGLVSRHNSLESNRRHHRRIAGISAQSALTIKRDSTTPLKPAPPAWTGPSYSPPTCAPVQCTPPQCAIVQCVPVQCTPPQCAPTYCPPMQCTPMHCPQPQCTPMHCPQAQCTPTHSPQAQGTPMQCPPAQYPPMQRIECHPRLPPHLQQQHHSASPSQQRRAVSSSLSYPENFPPPSTPVVSSNHYHPSKSHSYHENMVRHIDECGVPVFVPVDSDGSLRYQDAVHRPVEPITVYHKPPMPPALIQHHLAHRKKLQEVCGDSFPGRPLSSMSAANYAAFQRVHPDPYLSQPTSPTGYSAAHNAKLETLQEGHSGSYGNQCLSVTVSSSRAFSSVTQSYSTESLKHRAKDWVETSLDSPLPARKPSKQQEPPPSSPSQVSMLSSGSESLPEAVQGPAATLSRHDNCRDGRAAAAESPHFEREKICSPLPQPLSPKTMPGVELNIVTLGHFQPYWEETKPYEISDFYKYSTKHRKPSGSQDSTKSPSQSGNSSGVVSPVLTSPLAAEGVSRERDEQLAPHSSLAERMKMVERSPPDGMAAVEEPHTSHSADSSLNLDRSSVADAFHEEMIAWYEDQDSGNKATLV; this is encoded by the exons ATGAGCGATGGGCGGCGGAGTCAAGTGGTCCTCCTGGATGAGCGTCGCCTTGACATTCTCATTCAG CCAAGGCTCTATGCCTGCGATCTCCTTGATATGGTGGCTTCTCATTTCAACCTCAAAGAGAAGGAGTACTTTGGCTTGGCATTTCTTGATGAAAC GGGCCATTATCATTGGCTTCAGCTCGACAAGAGGGTTCTCGAGCATGACCTGCCCAAGAAGTCGTCTCAGGGTACCTTGGTGCTCTACTTTCTGGTCAA GTACTATGTGGAAAGCATTTCATTGCTGAAAGATAGTGCCACAGTAGAAGCACTTTACCTTCAGTGCAAATCACTCATTGCCAAG GGTGCATTGGAAGCGGATTCTGAAACAGTGTTTCAACTTGCTGCTCTAGTCCTTCAAGCAACACATGGAAACTACATTGA TGATCAAACCACAAAAATGCATCTCAAGAAGCTTCCTGTTCTTCCTACCAGCACACTCAAAGCTCATCCGTCCATTTCCTACTG TGAAGGCAAAGTCATTGAACATTATCATCAGCTTGCAGGGCGCTCAAGGGGTTCTGCAATTATTGC ATACATGAACCTTGTAGAAAACCTGCCCACATATGGCATTCATTTTTATGAGGTTAAG GACAAGGGAGGCATTCCCTGGTGGATAGGCCTCAGTTGCAAGGGAGTCAGCCAGTATGATTACAACGACAAGAAGACTCCACGAAAG TTCTTTCAGTGGAAACTCCTGGAGAACCTTTACTTTCGAGACAAGAAATTTTCAATTGAAGTTCACAACCCCCGGAG GGTATCTGTGAGCAGACGAACATTTGGACCAGGCAATGTTACCGTGGTGGTCTGGTTTGCGGCTACACCGGCCTTGACGAAGAGCATCTGGTCGATGGCCATAGCACAACATCAGTTTTACTTGGACAACAATGTTGGGAAG CGGAAAATTGAAGATGTCGGCTGTCTAGAGAAGTTTGCTGCCGAGCTTTCCAAGAGTTCTCAGTCCTTGTCGTCAGCCAGCACAGGATCTAACCTGAGCCGAAGTGCGAGTTGCCACAGCCTACCTGCCATCAAGATTGAAG ATCATACGGACCATCATCCGCAGATGAATGAAGAGGCAGAACGAGCCAAGCAGGAGATGCTGGCCGCGCTGAAGGCCCGCAAGGAGGCCCTCGAGGAGGCCCTGCGCAAGAAAGTGGAGGAGCTCAAGTCGGTGTGCCTCAAGGAGGGCGAGGTGACAGGCGAGCTTCCTCCAGAGATGCCGCTGGCACCGGGAGAGCCCCCACCTCAGGTGCGGCGGCGAGTGGGTACAGCCTTCATTCTGGACGACCAGCTGCTCTCCAATGCCAAGAGCAAG GAGGAGACAATGAGCTCTTTAGAGCTGGAGTATGAGTTGCAGAACAAGATTACTAGCGCTGCTTTGAGATTGGCCAATGACATGAGTGCCGACAGAAGCCTGAGGAGGCAGCGGAAGTTATGCTATCAGCAGGCTCATGAGAAG CTGAAACAGGTGGAACAGAAACTGGGAACTTTGAAAAAACAGAAGAATCATGGCAACAAACCCAAAATCATGCTGCAGTCTGATGACG aaCCCAGTGAAGATAACATCAGTCATAGCACTGGGGGCAGCG ACACTCCGTTCAGAGGGAGCAGCAATGCATCAGATGTCAGCCCTGCCGCGTCACCCAAGCTAAACAGCTATGACGGCCTTCTAGTAGAG AAACGTGGCCGCCTCCAAACAGTCAGCGCAGTGCCTGGTGACGTTCGCCTCTCGCCCTCCCTGGCCTCTGTGTCTGCACCAGCCAGCCCCATCAAACACCGTGCGGTCCCCGGTCGGACTGCTTCCCCTGGTGCAGGCTGGACTGGCTACGGTGCAGGCTATGCCCCCAGCAACATCTACCAGACCCGCACGGCATACCGCCGCCAGCAGTACCCAACACTCACTGGCTCTGGCTCAGCGGGCTCCAGTCCCGTGCCACTCAAGTCACCGTACAGGGACAG GTTTGAGTCTGGCCTGAGTGTAGAGGGGAGCAATCTGTACAGTGTACCGACGCAACGAACCAGCCAGGCATTTGACAGTCAGGATGACCTTGTGACTAGCAGCCCTGGAGAGCCACAAGATCTGGGCTTGGTGTCCAGGCACAACAGCCTGGAAAGCAATCGACGCCATCACCGCCGAATTGCTGGAATTTCAGCACAATCTGCGCTCACCATCAAGCGAGACTCAACAACCCCCCTTAAGCCTGCTCCTCCAGCCTGGACTGGCCCTTCCTACTCGCCTCCCACATGTGCACCAGTGCAATGTACACCACCACAGTGTGCAATAGTCCAATGTGTGCCAGTGCAATGTACACCGCCACAGTGTGCACCGACATACTGTCCACCAATGCAGTGTACACCTATGCATTGTCCTCAACCACAGTGCACACCTATGCATTGTCCTCAAGCACAGTGCACACCTACGCATTCTCCACAAGCACAGGGTACACCTATGCAGTGTCCACCAGCGCAGTACCCACCAATGCAGAGAATAGAATGCCACCCACGGCTGCCACCGCACCTTCAACAGCAGCACCACTCAGCCTCGCCATCTCAGCAGCGACGGGCTGTCTCCAGCTCATTGTCCTACCCCGAAAACTTTCCCCCACCGTCGACCCCAGTGGTTAGCAGCAACCATTATCACCCAAGCAAATCCCACTCGTATCATGAAAACATGGTGAGGCACATTGATGAATGTGGAGTGCCCGTGTTTGTCCCTGTGGACAGCGACGGAAGCTTGCGCTACCAGGATGCGGTGCACCGTCCTGTCGAGCCTATCACTGTATATCACAAGCCGCCAATGCCGCCAGCCCTCATCCAGCACCACCTTGCTCACCGAAAGAAGCTGCAGGAGGTGTGTGGCGACAGCTTCCCGGGCAGGCCGCTGTCCAGTATGTCTGCTGCTAACTATGCGGCATTTCAGCGAGTTCATCCAGATCCTTACCTCAGCCAGCCTACCAGCCCAACTGGCTACAGTGCAGCTCACAATGCCAAGTTGGAGACACTACAGGAGGGACACAGTGGCTCTTATGGCAACCAGTGCTTGTCTGTGACTGTGTCTTCTTCAAGAGCATTCTCTTCGGTCACTCAGTCCTACAGCACTGAAAGCCTGAAGCATCGTGCCAAGGACTGGGTGGAGACTTCGCTCGACTCTCCACTGCCTGCGAGAAAGCCATCAAAACAACAGGAGCCACCGCCTTCCTCACCGTCTCAAGTCTCGATGCTGTCGTCTGGAAGCGAAAGTCTGCCAGAGGCAGTTCAGGGTCCTGCAGCCACCTTGTCTCGCCATGACAACTGTCGAGacggcagggcagcagcagcagagagcccTCACTTTGAGAGGGAGAAGATCTGCTCTCCCTTGCCTCAGCCATTAAGCCCGAAAACAATGCCTGGAGTGGAGCTCAACATAGTGACATTGGGGCACTTTCAGCCCTACTGGGAAGAGACCAAACCATATGAGATCTCGGACTTCTATAAGTACAGTACCAAGCACCGCAAGCCATCTGGAAGCCAGGACTCGACAAAGAGTCCCAGCCAATCTGGCAACTCAAGCGGTGTGGTCTCTCCTGTGCTAACGTCCCCTCTTGCTGCTGAGGGTGTGTCCAGGGAGCGGGATGAACAGCTGGCCCCGCACTCTTCACTTGCTGAACGCATGAAGATGGTGGAAAGGAGTCCTCCAGATGGAATGGC TGCTGTTGAGGAACCACACACCAGCCACAGTGCGGACAGCAGTTTGAACCTGGACAGATCATCAGTTGCAGATGCCTTCCACGAAGAAATGATTGCATGGTATGAGGACCAAGACTCTGGCAATAAGGCAACTCTTGTTTGA
- the LOC144098323 gene encoding uncharacterized protein LOC144098323 isoform X8, with the protein MGSDRLYKEIWNRFAMSDGRRSQVVLLDERRLDILIQPRLYACDLLDMVASHFNLKEKEYFGLAFLDETGHYHWLQLDKRVLEHDLPKKSSQGTLVLYFLVKYYVESISLLKDSATVEALYLQCKSLIAKGALEADSETVFQLAALVLQATHGNYIDDQTTKMHLKKLPVLPTSTLKAHPSISYCEGKVIEHYHQLAGRSRGSAIIAYMNLVENLPTYGIHFYEVKDKGGIPWWIGLSCKGVSQYDYNDKKTPRKFFQWKLLENLYFRDKKFSIEVHNPRRVSVSRRTFGPGNVTVVVWFAATPALTKSIWSMAIAQHQFYLDNNVGKRKIEDVGCLEKFAAELSKSSQSLSSASTGSNLSRSASCHSLPAIKIEDHTDHHPQMNEEAERAKQEMLAALKARKEALEEALRKKVEELKSVCLKEGEVTGELPPEMPLAPGEPPPQVRRRVGTAFILDDQLLSNAKSKEETMSSLELEYELQNKITSAALRLANDMSADRSLRRQRKLCYQQAHEKLKQVEQKLGTLKKQKNHGNKPKIMLQSDDEPSEDNISHSTGGSDTPFRGSSNASDVSPAASPKLNSYDGLLVEKRGRLQTVSAVPGDVRLSPSLASVSAPASPIKHRAVPGRTASPGAGWTGYGAGYAPSNIYQTRTAYRRQQYPTLTGSGSAGSSPVPLKSPYRDRFESGLSVEGSNLYSVPTQRTSQAFDSQDDLVTSSPGEPQDLGLVSRHNSLESNRRHHRRIAGISAQSALTIKRDSTTPLKPAPPAWTGPSYSPPTCAPVQCTPPQCAIVQCVPVQCTPPQCAPTYCPPMQCTPMHCPQPQCTPMHCPQAQCTPTHSPQAQGTPMQCPPAQYPPMQRIECHPRLPPHLQQQHHSASPSQQRRAVSSSLSYPENFPPPSTPVVSSNHYHPSKSHSYHENMVRHIDECGVPVFVPVDSDGSLRYQDAVHRPVEPITVYHKPPMPPALIQHHLAHRKKLQEVCGDSFPGRPLSSMSAANYAAFQRVHPDPYLSQPTSPTGYSAAHNAKLETLQEGHSGSYGNQCLSVTVSSSRAFSSVTQSYSTESLKHRAKDWVETSLDSPLPARKPSKQQEPPPSSPSQVSMLSSGSESLPEAVQGPAATLSRHDNCRDGRAAAAESPHFEREKICSPLPQPLSPKTMPGVELNIVTLGHFQPYWEETKPYEISDFYKYSTKHRKPSGSQDSTKSPSQSGNSSGVVSPVLTSPLAAEGVSRERDEQLAPHSSLAERMKMVERSPPDGMAAVEEPHTSHSADSSLNLDRSSVADAFHEEMIAWYEDQDSGNKATLV; encoded by the exons ATGAGCGATGGGCGGCGGAGTCAAGTGGTCCTCCTGGATGAGCGTCGCCTTGACATTCTCATTCAG CCAAGGCTCTATGCCTGCGATCTCCTTGATATGGTGGCTTCTCATTTCAACCTCAAAGAGAAGGAGTACTTTGGCTTGGCATTTCTTGATGAAAC GGGCCATTATCATTGGCTTCAGCTCGACAAGAGGGTTCTCGAGCATGACCTGCCCAAGAAGTCGTCTCAGGGTACCTTGGTGCTCTACTTTCTGGTCAA GTACTATGTGGAAAGCATTTCATTGCTGAAAGATAGTGCCACAGTAGAAGCACTTTACCTTCAGTGCAAATCACTCATTGCCAAG GGTGCATTGGAAGCGGATTCTGAAACAGTGTTTCAACTTGCTGCTCTAGTCCTTCAAGCAACACATGGAAACTACATTGA TGATCAAACCACAAAAATGCATCTCAAGAAGCTTCCTGTTCTTCCTACCAGCACACTCAAAGCTCATCCGTCCATTTCCTACTG TGAAGGCAAAGTCATTGAACATTATCATCAGCTTGCAGGGCGCTCAAGGGGTTCTGCAATTATTGC ATACATGAACCTTGTAGAAAACCTGCCCACATATGGCATTCATTTTTATGAGGTTAAG GACAAGGGAGGCATTCCCTGGTGGATAGGCCTCAGTTGCAAGGGAGTCAGCCAGTATGATTACAACGACAAGAAGACTCCACGAAAG TTCTTTCAGTGGAAACTCCTGGAGAACCTTTACTTTCGAGACAAGAAATTTTCAATTGAAGTTCACAACCCCCGGAG GGTATCTGTGAGCAGACGAACATTTGGACCAGGCAATGTTACCGTGGTGGTCTGGTTTGCGGCTACACCGGCCTTGACGAAGAGCATCTGGTCGATGGCCATAGCACAACATCAGTTTTACTTGGACAACAATGTTGGGAAG CGGAAAATTGAAGATGTCGGCTGTCTAGAGAAGTTTGCTGCCGAGCTTTCCAAGAGTTCTCAGTCCTTGTCGTCAGCCAGCACAGGATCTAACCTGAGCCGAAGTGCGAGTTGCCACAGCCTACCTGCCATCAAGATTGAAG ATCATACGGACCATCATCCGCAGATGAATGAAGAGGCAGAACGAGCCAAGCAGGAGATGCTGGCCGCGCTGAAGGCCCGCAAGGAGGCCCTCGAGGAGGCCCTGCGCAAGAAAGTGGAGGAGCTCAAGTCGGTGTGCCTCAAGGAGGGCGAGGTGACAGGCGAGCTTCCTCCAGAGATGCCGCTGGCACCGGGAGAGCCCCCACCTCAGGTGCGGCGGCGAGTGGGTACAGCCTTCATTCTGGACGACCAGCTGCTCTCCAATGCCAAGAGCAAG GAGGAGACAATGAGCTCTTTAGAGCTGGAGTATGAGTTGCAGAACAAGATTACTAGCGCTGCTTTGAGATTGGCCAATGACATGAGTGCCGACAGAAGCCTGAGGAGGCAGCGGAAGTTATGCTATCAGCAGGCTCATGAGAAG CTGAAACAGGTGGAACAGAAACTGGGAACTTTGAAAAAACAGAAGAATCATGGCAACAAACCCAAAATCATGCTGCAGTCTGATGACG aaCCCAGTGAAGATAACATCAGTCATAGCACTGGGGGCAGCG ACACTCCGTTCAGAGGGAGCAGCAATGCATCAGATGTCAGCCCTGCCGCGTCACCCAAGCTAAACAGCTATGACGGCCTTCTAGTAGAG AAACGTGGCCGCCTCCAAACAGTCAGCGCAGTGCCTGGTGACGTTCGCCTCTCGCCCTCCCTGGCCTCTGTGTCTGCACCAGCCAGCCCCATCAAACACCGTGCGGTCCCCGGTCGGACTGCTTCCCCTGGTGCAGGCTGGACTGGCTACGGTGCAGGCTATGCCCCCAGCAACATCTACCAGACCCGCACGGCATACCGCCGCCAGCAGTACCCAACACTCACTGGCTCTGGCTCAGCGGGCTCCAGTCCCGTGCCACTCAAGTCACCGTACAGGGACAG GTTTGAGTCTGGCCTGAGTGTAGAGGGGAGCAATCTGTACAGTGTACCGACGCAACGAACCAGCCAGGCATTTGACAGTCAGGATGACCTTGTGACTAGCAGCCCTGGAGAGCCACAAGATCTGGGCTTGGTGTCCAGGCACAACAGCCTGGAAAGCAATCGACGCCATCACCGCCGAATTGCTGGAATTTCAGCACAATCTGCGCTCACCATCAAGCGAGACTCAACAACCCCCCTTAAGCCTGCTCCTCCAGCCTGGACTGGCCCTTCCTACTCGCCTCCCACATGTGCACCAGTGCAATGTACACCACCACAGTGTGCAATAGTCCAATGTGTGCCAGTGCAATGTACACCGCCACAGTGTGCACCGACATACTGTCCACCAATGCAGTGTACACCTATGCATTGTCCTCAACCACAGTGCACACCTATGCATTGTCCTCAAGCACAGTGCACACCTACGCATTCTCCACAAGCACAGGGTACACCTATGCAGTGTCCACCAGCGCAGTACCCACCAATGCAGAGAATAGAATGCCACCCACGGCTGCCACCGCACCTTCAACAGCAGCACCACTCAGCCTCGCCATCTCAGCAGCGACGGGCTGTCTCCAGCTCATTGTCCTACCCCGAAAACTTTCCCCCACCGTCGACCCCAGTGGTTAGCAGCAACCATTATCACCCAAGCAAATCCCACTCGTATCATGAAAACATGGTGAGGCACATTGATGAATGTGGAGTGCCCGTGTTTGTCCCTGTGGACAGCGACGGAAGCTTGCGCTACCAGGATGCGGTGCACCGTCCTGTCGAGCCTATCACTGTATATCACAAGCCGCCAATGCCGCCAGCCCTCATCCAGCACCACCTTGCTCACCGAAAGAAGCTGCAGGAGGTGTGTGGCGACAGCTTCCCGGGCAGGCCGCTGTCCAGTATGTCTGCTGCTAACTATGCGGCATTTCAGCGAGTTCATCCAGATCCTTACCTCAGCCAGCCTACCAGCCCAACTGGCTACAGTGCAGCTCACAATGCCAAGTTGGAGACACTACAGGAGGGACACAGTGGCTCTTATGGCAACCAGTGCTTGTCTGTGACTGTGTCTTCTTCAAGAGCATTCTCTTCGGTCACTCAGTCCTACAGCACTGAAAGCCTGAAGCATCGTGCCAAGGACTGGGTGGAGACTTCGCTCGACTCTCCACTGCCTGCGAGAAAGCCATCAAAACAACAGGAGCCACCGCCTTCCTCACCGTCTCAAGTCTCGATGCTGTCGTCTGGAAGCGAAAGTCTGCCAGAGGCAGTTCAGGGTCCTGCAGCCACCTTGTCTCGCCATGACAACTGTCGAGacggcagggcagcagcagcagagagcccTCACTTTGAGAGGGAGAAGATCTGCTCTCCCTTGCCTCAGCCATTAAGCCCGAAAACAATGCCTGGAGTGGAGCTCAACATAGTGACATTGGGGCACTTTCAGCCCTACTGGGAAGAGACCAAACCATATGAGATCTCGGACTTCTATAAGTACAGTACCAAGCACCGCAAGCCATCTGGAAGCCAGGACTCGACAAAGAGTCCCAGCCAATCTGGCAACTCAAGCGGTGTGGTCTCTCCTGTGCTAACGTCCCCTCTTGCTGCTGAGGGTGTGTCCAGGGAGCGGGATGAACAGCTGGCCCCGCACTCTTCACTTGCTGAACGCATGAAGATGGTGGAAAGGAGTCCTCCAGATGGAATGGC TGCTGTTGAGGAACCACACACCAGCCACAGTGCGGACAGCAGTTTGAACCTGGACAGATCATCAGTTGCAGATGCCTTCCACGAAGAAATGATTGCATGGTATGAGGACCAAGACTCTGGCAATAAGGCAACTCTTGTTTGA